In Streptomyces sp. Li-HN-5-11, the sequence GTGGAAGGCAATGTGGCCGAAGACGCACTCGCCTGTGTCCGGACCAAGGCCGCCCCGGACCGCCTGGGCCGGGCTCGTCGTGGACGACAGTCCTGTGGTCGTGCATGGGCAAGGAGACGGTCGGCGGCACGAACACGGTCGACATCCAGAGCTTCGTCAACGCTGATTGAGCGTGGCAAAGGCGGCCGAGAACGCCCCGTCCATGGCAGCCGGTGCGAAGGCGCGCCGGGCCTGGGTGGGCCGCGCCGGCCCGCCCTGTCCGACTGGGGCCGATCGGCCGCTGGCCCCGGCACTCGGCGCCGGCGCTCAGGCGGAGAGGTGCACACCGTACATCGTGCGGCCACGGACGAGTTCACGTCCGGTGACCAGCTCCGGCTCAATACGCACGAGGACCTCTTGGGGCGAGGGGACCCAGGAACGTGGTCCGACACGGTCCAGTCGATCCAGTTCGCCGGTGTCGGTCACGACAGCGGCCCGGCCGGTGACGACAACGCTCCAGCCGGAGTGCTCGGTGGCGTCGACGGCGTCGGCCTCGAAGGCGACGACCGCGCCGTCCAGCGCGCGGGCCAGATCCGAGTGCGCCGAGGTGCGCAGGAGCACCGCTCCGTCACTGCCCAGTGTGAAGTTGACCGGCAGGACCGCAGGCAGGGCCTGGTGCGTGTAGACGATACGGCCGACGGGCGCTGTTGCCAGCAGGGCCAGGCACTCCTGAGGGCCGAGTTCGAGGAAACCATCGTTGGGGTGCATGAGTCAGTCCGTCTTTCGCCCGTAGAAGGAGGTCACGCTCCATGCTGAGCACGATGTCAGCCGCGCGTGAGGGACCACCGGTCCCGCCCCGGCCGGAGACCAGCCGAGGAAGCGTGACAGCGAAGGGGGGCCGACCGGCCCTTCCGGCGCGCCCATCGGCCCGGCTTCCTCTGACCGCTGTGCCGGGCTGCGGCTGCTGTGCCGGGCGCGAAACCGTGCGAGGGAACACCGCGGCCGACTTCTGCTGGTCACGGACAGCAGCCGCTTGACGCGGATCCTGCACGGAGCCGGGCTGGGCGGGCGCGTTCGAAGTCTACGACCACCTGCCCGCAGCTCTCGCTGCCGCGCCCTTCGTGGACCTGACCATTGCAGCGGGCTGACGAGTTGGCAAGCCCGACGAGGCCGCCGCACGACTCCAAGCGATCGCGACGACGCCTGGCGGTCCTGTCACGGTCACCGCATGGGCTGGTGCAGGAGGGAAGCGCGCACCCCTATGCCGCGGGCGGCCACCAGCACGACGTGCTGCAGCGCCTGGCCGGCGCACAGCCAGTCGCTGCGACGGTCGTGCTCGGCGTCGGCAGCGCCACGGCAGGGAGAGGGTCGAAGGGCTGGGCGGGGAGCCGCTCGGCGTGCCGGAGCGTTGCCCGCGGCAGGCGGTGGTGATCGGCTCACGTCGCGCCCGGGGGTGGCGCCTGCTCGCGGCAGCGGGCGCAACCCTGTGGTCGACGCGCCCCCGCTACTCGAATGCATGGGCGCCTTGTCGGCGGTCAGGCGGTGAGTGCTGTGCGCAGGGTGGTGGCCATCAGGTCGATGGCTTCCTTCCCGGCCGGTACCGGGCCGGTGTGGGTGAAGTAGTGGTCGACACCCTCGAAGCAACGGTGGGTGACCGGAACGCCGGCGGCCTCCAAGGCCTTGGCATAGGCGTCGCCCTCGTCGCGCAGGCGGTCGTTCTCCGCGGTGATGACCAGGGCGGGCGGCAGTCCGGCGAGGTCGTCCGCCAGTCCGGGCGACACCAGCGGATGGGCGAGGTCGGCGGGATCAGGGACGTAGGCGGCGGTGAAGACCCGCATGAGCTGAGGGGTGAGCAGGGGCTTGGCGATGGGTGACTGCTTGGTGGCCGGGTCGGCGAGCTGGTCGAGCGGTGCCGAGTCGATGATCTGGAGGCGGGGCGTGAAGGCGCCGCGGTCCCGGGCTGTGCGGCAGATCGCAGCGGTCAGGTTGGCCCCGGCGCTGTGTCCGCCCACAGCGAGTCGCGAGCCGTCCCAGTTGTTGGCGGGGCCGTTCTCGGCCACCCAGGCGGTGACGTCGTACGCCTGGGTGACGGGTACGGGGTACGGCCGCTGCGGGGCGACGGCGTAGTCCACGTTGATCACGACGCAGCCGGCCGTGGCGGCTATGTAGCGGCAGATGTGGTCGTCCTGCTGGGGGCGGGCGACCACGAACCCGCCGCCGTGGAAGTTGACGTACACCGGGGCGGGGGCTGCGGCGGGGGCCGACGGGCGGTAGACGGTGCAGGTCACCGGTCCGGCGCCGGTCTCCACCCGGAGGGATTCCGTGCGCTTCGGGATGTCGGTGAAGCGCAGATCCTTGTGCACGCGGCTCATCATTCGGCCGAGCAGCAGCTGGACCCCTCTGGCCTGGATTCTGGACCTGAATGACATGACTGGCGCCCCATCGCTACAAACTTAAAGTATCAGGATTCCTGATAATGGAGGCTCGTCGCTGATCGCGCAAGGGGCAACCACGAGCCGACTGGGAAACTGCCCGCCGGTCAGCGGGCCGTCGATGTCTCCGGCGTGACCCCGGTCGGTGGTCCCCGGTGGGCGGCGCACGAGCCTGATGT encodes:
- a CDS encoding alpha/beta hydrolase — encoded protein: MSRVHKDLRFTDIPKRTESLRVETGAGPVTCTVYRPSAPAAAPAPVYVNFHGGGFVVARPQQDDHICRYIAATAGCVVINVDYAVAPQRPYPVPVTQAYDVTAWVAENGPANNWDGSRLAVGGHSAGANLTAAICRTARDRGAFTPRLQIIDSAPLDQLADPATKQSPIAKPLLTPQLMRVFTAAYVPDPADLAHPLVSPGLADDLAGLPPALVITAENDRLRDEGDAYAKALEAAGVPVTHRCFEGVDHYFTHTGPVPAGKEAIDLMATTLRTALTA
- a CDS encoding pyridoxamine 5'-phosphate oxidase family protein, which gives rise to MHPNDGFLELGPQECLALLATAPVGRIVYTHQALPAVLPVNFTLGSDGAVLLRTSAHSDLARALDGAVVAFEADAVDATEHSGWSVVVTGRAAVVTDTGELDRLDRVGPRSWVPSPQEVLVRIEPELVTGRELVRGRTMYGVHLSA